One genomic region from Saprospiraceae bacterium encodes:
- a CDS encoding PAS domain-containing protein, whose translation MPAQNVEFILARQLSEYLSTPIALVDHDGKMIYYNESAEFLLGRKFNESGEIESRDWDDRFYEDEQHGLTIKILDLPFVKVLSSRSIMQGEYWMRNFEEIEQKLLVICIPLVGLAQRELGAIIYFNLIQR comes from the coding sequence ATGCCTGCCCAAAATGTTGAATTTATATTAGCCCGCCAATTATCAGAATATCTGTCTACCCCCATCGCCTTAGTGGATCACGACGGCAAAATGATTTATTACAATGAATCTGCAGAATTTTTACTGGGAAGAAAATTTAATGAATCCGGTGAAATTGAATCCCGGGACTGGGACGACAGGTTTTACGAAGACGAGCAACATGGCCTGACCATCAAAATACTCGACCTGCCTTTTGTAAAAGTATTAAGTAGCAGGAGTATCATGCAAGGCGAATACTGGATGCGCAATTTTGAAGAAATAGAACAAAAACTCCTTGTTATTTGTATACCTCTGGTCGGGCTCGCTCAAAGGGAGTTAGGGGCCATCATTTATTTTAACCTGATCCAACGATAA
- a CDS encoding MBL fold metallo-hydrolase, giving the protein MTIRFWGTRGSIPTFNNDTQTFGGNTSCVTIVDDGVMVILDAGSGVKILADSNYIKFFHEFHILLTHMHFDHIQGLGFFTPFFNPKNKINIYGPASNSDELIMTLTKYLSPPLFPVRIRDFKAELQFFAMPRRSLKIGHLEIESAFVCHPGPTLGYRINDEKHTVTYIPDHEVSLGTGDTPKTHDWTSGFDLAHQADVLIHDAQYDHNQYLEKVGWGHSSFPQTIQFAREAKVKKLYFFHHDPMHSDQRLQEMHKIYVPEDLPFEAKLAKESDTIELG; this is encoded by the coding sequence ATGACCATACGATTTTGGGGTACCCGTGGCTCCATCCCAACTTTTAATAATGATACCCAGACTTTTGGTGGCAATACCTCCTGTGTGACTATAGTCGATGATGGTGTCATGGTCATCCTTGACGCCGGTTCAGGAGTCAAGATTCTTGCGGATAGCAATTATATCAAATTTTTCCATGAATTTCATATTTTACTCACCCATATGCATTTTGATCATATTCAGGGGCTGGGTTTTTTCACACCGTTTTTTAATCCCAAAAACAAAATCAACATTTACGGGCCAGCCTCCAATTCGGATGAATTGATCATGACCCTCACCAAATATCTTTCTCCACCTCTTTTTCCTGTCCGGATTAGGGATTTTAAAGCCGAATTACAGTTTTTCGCAATGCCTCGAAGAAGTTTAAAAATAGGTCACCTTGAGATTGAATCCGCTTTTGTTTGTCATCCCGGGCCTACTCTCGGATATCGAATCAACGATGAAAAACATACGGTCACCTATATACCGGATCATGAAGTCTCACTAGGCACCGGAGATACACCCAAAACGCATGATTGGACCTCCGGATTTGATTTAGCTCATCAAGCGGATGTGCTGATCCATGATGCTCAATACGATCATAATCAATACCTTGAAAAAGTAGGTTGGGGACATAGTTCATTTCCGCAGACGATTCAGTTTGCACGTGAAGCCAAAGTAAAAAAGTTGTATTTTTTTCACCACGATCCCATGCACTCTGATCAAAGGTTACAGGAGATGCATAAAATATATGTGCCTGAGGATCTTCCGTTTGAAGCCAAACTAGCCAAAGAATCAGATACCATAGAATTAGGCTAG
- a CDS encoding RNA methyltransferase, protein MLEKRQDKIKRLIRQRQSHFTVILENVRDPHNIGAVMRTCDAVGIREIFLIYSHAEEHQQFILGKRASSGARKWVEVYEFDDIKTGMDYVRSKGYEKIWATKILPGSKGLYEIDFTEKIALLFGNEHFGVSDEALSYVDGNFIIPQVGMVQSLNISVACAVTLYEGYRQRKLKGYYDEPTLSSQEQEELFDHYAQRELLRIKGKNSIKIQKG, encoded by the coding sequence ATGCTGGAGAAAAGACAAGATAAGATCAAAAGACTTATCAGGCAGCGACAATCGCATTTTACTGTCATATTAGAGAATGTAAGGGATCCACATAATATTGGTGCAGTCATGCGGACTTGTGATGCAGTAGGTATTCGTGAAATTTTTCTAATCTATAGCCACGCCGAAGAACATCAACAATTCATATTGGGCAAAAGAGCATCTTCAGGTGCCAGAAAGTGGGTTGAAGTATATGAATTTGATGATATCAAAACAGGGATGGATTATGTCCGCAGCAAAGGATATGAGAAAATATGGGCGACTAAAATTTTGCCCGGCAGTAAAGGATTATATGAAATTGACTTTACGGAGAAAATAGCGCTCTTGTTTGGAAACGAACATTTTGGTGTAAGCGATGAAGCACTGTCTTATGTAGATGGCAATTTTATTATACCTCAGGTAGGAATGGTTCAAAGCCTGAATATATCGGTAGCCTGTGCCGTCACTTTGTACGAAGGGTATCGCCAGCGAAAATTAAAGGGATATTATGATGAGCCTACACTGTCATCTCAAGAACAGGAAGAACTCTTTGACCACTATGCTCAGAGAGAACTTTTAAGGATAAAAGGCAAAAACTCCATCAAAATTCAAAAAGGCTAG
- a CDS encoding ABC transporter ATP-binding protein translates to MNSHSSRYKPGDFDKLTRLILQLLKPYYLWMLVIVAAMLTETVMGLAAPWPLKIIIDNVIGGRALPEWLTWAQNISLGSTALSLALLSGIALVMLTVLDGLAAYLDNYFTERVAQNIASDLRRKIYHHLHRLSLAFYDTHQIGKLVSTIMEDVNTFQVFISSTLVTILIDALSIVGMFSLMFYLKWDFALIAMSVAPFLLIFVIRFKSVVKTVTHEVRADQAEMLTIIQEGLESMKAVNAFGREELEENKLQQISLDTLQAALKARKLKSVISPVFTLAVSVCTAFVLWRGATLVISDVMSIGALTVFLAYLNKFFNPVKDLAKMTVNIAQAIVALERIQQILDADMIIPEKPNAINPATLTGDIEFHHVYFSYNQDKPVLKDINLHIHPGQKIGICGPTGSGKSTLIHLIPRLYEATSGRINIDDRDITDYTLHGLRSHISLVLQETLIFYGTIRDNIAYGKPDATEYEIVEASKIAQLHEFISSLPRGYQTFVGERGITLSGGERRRIGIARAILRNTPILLLDEPTASLDIESEMKVCKALDKLKMDRTVITISHKLYTIVNSDHIFVLKDGRVVEEGTHETLQTQGGVYADLIRLNEVEYGENQP, encoded by the coding sequence ATGAATTCGCATTCCAGCCGATACAAACCAGGTGATTTTGATAAGCTGACCCGGCTTATACTCCAATTATTAAAACCTTATTATTTGTGGATGTTGGTGATTGTAGCAGCGATGCTGACAGAAACGGTGATGGGTTTAGCAGCCCCCTGGCCTTTAAAGATCATCATCGATAATGTCATCGGAGGCCGGGCTTTGCCCGAATGGTTGACATGGGCTCAGAATATATCCCTCGGATCAACGGCCCTATCACTCGCTCTCCTGTCTGGTATAGCCTTGGTTATGTTGACCGTTCTCGATGGATTGGCTGCCTACCTGGATAATTATTTTACAGAGAGGGTGGCACAAAATATTGCCAGTGATCTTCGACGCAAGATATACCATCATCTGCATCGGTTATCCCTGGCTTTTTACGACACCCACCAGATAGGAAAATTGGTAAGTACGATTATGGAAGATGTGAACACGTTCCAGGTTTTTATTTCTTCTACATTGGTGACCATATTGATCGACGCACTGAGTATTGTGGGCATGTTCTCATTGATGTTTTATCTTAAATGGGATTTTGCATTGATAGCAATGAGTGTGGCCCCCTTTCTGTTGATATTTGTCATTCGATTCAAAAGTGTAGTGAAGACAGTGACTCATGAAGTACGCGCAGATCAGGCAGAGATGTTAACGATCATTCAAGAGGGATTGGAATCGATGAAAGCAGTAAATGCTTTCGGAAGGGAAGAATTAGAAGAAAATAAACTCCAGCAAATTAGTTTAGACACATTGCAGGCTGCTCTTAAAGCCAGAAAGCTTAAGTCAGTTATCTCTCCGGTCTTCACCTTAGCCGTGTCCGTGTGCACTGCTTTTGTTCTTTGGAGAGGAGCCACCCTTGTCATCTCGGATGTAATGAGCATAGGTGCCCTGACCGTGTTTTTAGCCTATCTCAATAAATTTTTTAATCCTGTTAAAGACCTGGCAAAAATGACTGTAAATATCGCTCAAGCGATAGTGGCTTTAGAGCGAATACAACAGATCCTGGATGCGGATATGATAATTCCCGAAAAGCCTAATGCTATAAACCCAGCTACTCTTACTGGTGATATCGAATTTCATCACGTATATTTTTCTTATAATCAGGACAAGCCTGTTTTAAAGGATATCAACCTCCATATTCACCCAGGTCAGAAGATCGGCATCTGCGGCCCTACCGGCAGTGGCAAGTCCACTCTGATCCATCTTATCCCAAGATTATACGAAGCTACCTCCGGTCGAATCAACATCGATGACAGGGATATTACCGATTACACCCTGCATGGGTTACGGAGTCACATCTCACTGGTGTTGCAGGAGACCTTGATTTTTTATGGTACTATTCGGGACAATATAGCTTATGGCAAACCGGATGCGACAGAATATGAAATCGTAGAAGCGTCTAAAATCGCTCAGTTGCATGAATTCATTTCAAGTTTACCTCGAGGTTACCAAACCTTTGTTGGCGAAAGAGGTATTACCTTGTCAGGTGGTGAGCGACGAAGAATAGGAATAGCCAGGGCGATCTTGCGCAACACGCCTATACTACTTTTGGACGAACCAACTGCATCTCTGGATATAGAATCTGAAATGAAGGTCTGCAAGGCGCTCGATAAGCTGAAGATGGACCGAACGGTGATCACTATTTCGCATAAACTGTATACAATCGTTAACTCAGACCATATATTTGTCCTTAAGGACGGTCGAGTAGTAGAGGAAGGAACACACGAAACTTTACAGACACAAGGAGGTGTGTATGCAGACTTGATTCGATTGAATGAGGTGGAATACGGTGAAAACCAACCTTGA
- a CDS encoding acyl-CoA reductase: MNLTDRIRACAQLGQKLITDLPLQLDLLQKVKNENIWFDQEQVLFAVQNIVEGFLTEDLLSSWIQPYHLKDGQPKRIGIIMAGNLPLVGFHDVLSVFMAGHYSKIKLSHKDSLLWPYVIGLLSQIDVRTGPFFELVEKLNDIDALIATGSDNSARYFHYYFAHHPHIIRNNRVGVAVITGRESDYDLLMLGQDVFQYYGLGCRNVSSLMVPEGYDITRLCKSWDQYAAARDNRAYSNNYDYNMAIYMMNKVPFLVNDAILFVESEEIVSRLAVIHYTYYKDLSEVITRYESNKDKIQVMVCHEPLPGVPILSPGQAQCPSLEDYADQVDTLQFLQRL; encoded by the coding sequence ATGAATTTAACTGATCGGATAAGGGCATGTGCCCAACTGGGACAAAAATTAATCACAGATCTTCCATTACAGCTGGATCTGTTACAAAAAGTCAAGAATGAAAATATATGGTTTGACCAGGAGCAAGTCCTATTCGCCGTTCAAAATATAGTTGAAGGTTTTCTCACAGAAGACTTGCTTTCCTCATGGATACAGCCCTATCATTTAAAAGATGGACAGCCCAAAAGGATCGGTATCATCATGGCTGGCAACTTGCCTTTGGTAGGATTTCATGATGTCTTGTCCGTGTTCATGGCCGGACATTACAGTAAAATCAAGCTTTCTCATAAAGACAGCCTCCTCTGGCCTTATGTGATTGGGCTTCTAAGTCAAATAGATGTTCGCACCGGACCTTTTTTTGAACTGGTCGAAAAGTTGAATGATATAGATGCACTGATCGCTACTGGCAGTGATAATTCTGCCCGTTATTTTCACTATTATTTTGCACATCATCCTCATATCATTAGGAATAACAGGGTAGGGGTGGCAGTGATTACTGGCAGAGAATCTGACTATGACCTTCTGATGCTGGGGCAAGATGTATTTCAGTATTATGGTCTTGGGTGTAGAAATGTGTCCTCCTTAATGGTGCCGGAGGGATATGACATCACCAGACTATGTAAATCATGGGACCAATATGCCGCTGCCAGGGATAATCGAGCATACTCCAATAATTACGATTACAATATGGCGATCTACATGATGAATAAAGTACCTTTTTTAGTCAATGATGCTATTTTGTTTGTAGAAAGTGAGGAGATAGTATCCCGACTGGCTGTGATCCACTATACCTATTATAAGGACCTGTCAGAAGTGATCACCAGGTATGAGAGCAACAAAGATAAGATCCAGGTGATGGTGTGTCATGAGCCCCTGCCTGGTGTGCCGATTTTGTCACCGGGTCAGGCACAATGCCCTTCCCTGGAGGATTATGCGGATCAGGTTGATACCCTACAATTTCTTCAAAGGCTATGA
- a CDS encoding tetratricopeptide repeat protein produces the protein MAKIIPYQKRRFQPIDFIRADDLMSTGPAGQLNLFAPPIPSIENNTLPLSENVFDFALKLDLRNDPTAEDYYLRSIENNENTAPSLCNLGVIAAHKQKMVEALDFFTKALIEDPRHFESHFNLANAYFSLGQFRLAILHFQLVIQIAPNFADVYFNLGLAFLEIEDLKAANIAFQNYKDLKPDQHTDHINLLLQSLASLI, from the coding sequence GTGGCAAAGATCATTCCTTATCAAAAGCGACGCTTTCAGCCTATAGATTTTATTCGTGCTGATGATCTTATGAGCACTGGGCCTGCTGGACAGCTAAATCTATTTGCCCCCCCTATTCCATCGATCGAAAACAATACCCTGCCCCTATCTGAAAATGTCTTTGATTTCGCTCTCAAGCTTGATCTGCGTAATGACCCTACTGCGGAAGATTATTATCTCCGCTCAATAGAAAACAATGAAAATACGGCTCCCTCCTTGTGCAATCTCGGAGTGATCGCAGCTCATAAACAGAAAATGGTGGAGGCCTTAGATTTTTTTACCAAGGCCTTGATAGAAGATCCAAGACATTTTGAGTCTCATTTTAACCTGGCCAATGCCTACTTTTCACTTGGACAGTTTAGACTCGCTATTTTACATTTCCAATTGGTTATTCAAATTGCTCCTAATTTTGCAGATGTCTATTTTAATCTTGGTCTTGCCTTTTTGGAAATCGAAGACCTCAAAGCTGCCAATATTGCTTTCCAGAATTACAAAGATCTAAAGCCAGACCAACATACTGATCATATCAACCTCCTATTGCAGTCACTTGCTTCCCTCATTTAA
- a CDS encoding metallophosphoesterase family protein has translation MKIGLLSDTHSFLDPSLLELFEDRDEIWHGGDFGSQEVIDQLKAFKPLRGVFGNIDSQEIQRQFPLDLYWNIGAFKVYMTHIAGYPGKYAARVKKQFLANPVDLFICGHSHILKIIKDPIYNHLHINPGACGHEGFHAVRTATRFEIKDHKLIDLEIIELGPRGSLS, from the coding sequence ATGAAAATTGGCCTTCTATCAGATACCCATTCTTTTTTGGATCCATCCTTATTGGAATTATTTGAAGACAGGGACGAGATATGGCATGGGGGAGATTTTGGATCCCAGGAAGTTATCGATCAACTTAAGGCATTCAAGCCGCTGCGAGGAGTGTTTGGAAACATAGATTCCCAAGAGATCCAACGACAGTTTCCACTGGATCTATACTGGAATATCGGAGCTTTCAAAGTATATATGACTCATATAGCAGGATATCCGGGCAAGTACGCGGCCAGGGTAAAAAAACAATTTTTGGCCAACCCGGTAGATCTGTTTATTTGTGGGCATTCGCATATCCTCAAGATCATCAAAGATCCTATCTACAACCACCTGCACATCAATCCTGGAGCCTGTGGGCACGAAGGATTTCACGCTGTACGCACAGCTACGAGGTTTGAAATCAAAGACCATAAACTGATAGATCTGGAAATCATCGAATTGGGACCAAGAGGTAGCCTGAGCTAA
- the nth gene encoding endonuclease III: MTRKEKAVRILDILEDLFPKVEVPLQHKDPYTLMIAVLLSAQCTDLRVNQVTPQLFALADNPKDMAKLTPGQIEKIIKPCGLGPAKSKAIYATSKILLEKFNGEVPADLAALETLPGVGHKTASVVMCQAFNIPAFPVDTHIHRLAYRWGLSDGSSVKRTEEDLKKLIPQSRWIKCHLQIILFGRKYCPARGHVQEKCPICSVYGLKNRM; encoded by the coding sequence ATGACCCGAAAAGAAAAAGCGGTTCGGATATTGGATATCCTGGAAGATTTGTTTCCCAAAGTGGAAGTGCCTTTGCAGCACAAAGATCCCTACACCTTGATGATAGCGGTGCTGCTCTCTGCGCAGTGCACCGATCTCAGGGTAAACCAGGTGACGCCACAATTATTTGCTCTGGCTGACAATCCGAAGGATATGGCTAAACTTACCCCGGGCCAAATCGAAAAAATAATCAAGCCCTGTGGACTGGGGCCAGCCAAATCAAAAGCAATTTATGCTACTTCTAAAATACTCCTGGAAAAATTCAATGGTGAGGTGCCCGCTGATTTGGCAGCACTCGAAACTCTGCCAGGTGTGGGTCATAAGACTGCTTCAGTCGTGATGTGTCAGGCATTTAATATTCCTGCGTTTCCTGTAGATACTCATATCCATCGGTTGGCGTACCGATGGGGTCTCAGTGATGGCTCCAGCGTAAAACGTACTGAAGAAGATTTGAAAAAATTGATTCCGCAATCCCGTTGGATCAAGTGCCATCTTCAAATCATCTTGTTTGGAAGAAAATATTGCCCGGCCCGTGGGCATGTGCAGGAGAAGTGTCCGATTTGTTCGGTTTATGGGTTGAAGAATAGGATGTGA
- a CDS encoding Ku protein codes for MRSVWKGHIRFSLVTIPIRLYNAIETSQSVSFRQLHKKDMSPIGYDKKCKSCGESVKSEDIVKGYEYAPDQYVLMESADLEKIRLKSTKIIDIEAFVDKSEVHPALFDTPYFAGPDGEVATKAYALLKSCLDQSNRLAVGRVVLREKEEVVLIAPSGPGLMMYMLRYPNELRNIESVPQLEGNAQIDEAQLKLANVLVETMSKSFGDLELKDRYFESLMEIIQAKIAGKEIVSVKEEETPIVDIMTALKESINQAKADIKPMVKATGEQEESTTAAKKKKSA; via the coding sequence ATGAGATCAGTTTGGAAAGGTCATATCAGGTTTTCATTGGTGACTATACCGATAAGATTATACAATGCAATCGAAACCTCTCAATCAGTGAGCTTCAGGCAGTTGCACAAAAAAGATATGAGCCCAATCGGCTATGATAAGAAATGTAAATCTTGTGGTGAGAGTGTAAAATCAGAAGATATCGTCAAAGGATACGAGTATGCTCCGGATCAATATGTCCTGATGGAGTCTGCAGATCTGGAAAAAATCAGGCTTAAAAGCACAAAAATCATTGATATTGAAGCCTTTGTGGATAAATCTGAAGTCCATCCTGCATTATTTGATACTCCCTATTTTGCAGGTCCTGATGGAGAGGTGGCCACTAAAGCATATGCCCTGCTGAAATCTTGTCTCGACCAGTCTAACAGATTGGCAGTAGGCAGAGTCGTACTAAGGGAAAAAGAAGAAGTGGTACTGATTGCGCCCAGCGGTCCTGGACTGATGATGTATATGCTACGATATCCCAATGAATTGCGAAATATCGAATCTGTCCCTCAGTTGGAAGGAAATGCCCAGATTGACGAAGCTCAGCTAAAATTGGCCAATGTGCTGGTAGAGACCATGTCTAAGTCATTTGGCGACCTGGAGTTGAAAGATCGTTACTTCGAATCGTTGATGGAGATCATTCAGGCCAAGATAGCCGGCAAAGAAATCGTCTCAGTCAAAGAAGAAGAAACCCCAATCGTAGATATCATGACCGCCCTGAAGGAAAGCATCAATCAGGCCAAAGCGGACATCAAACCTATGGTCAAAGCTACCGGTGAACAAGAAGAATCAACCACAGCCGCAAAAAAGAAAAAATCAGCCTAA
- a CDS encoding RluA family pseudouridine synthase encodes MSIDPTEEAPTLENDDLQEELIITIDKKQSPVRIDSFLTEKIKNVSRTRIQNGLRAGSITVDGKAVKPNYKVMPLNAIKVILPHHENYDIVAEDIPLDIIYEDEDLLVVNKPSGMVVHPAIGNPRGTLLNALSFYLDFSPDSSTKSSPNFERLGLVHRIDKETSGLLVIAKNEYALSHLARQFYDHTTSREYVALVWGSPEDDAGSVDLPIGRHPRHRQLYTTFPERDAGKHAVTHWELMERMYYVSLIKCKLETGRTHQIRVHMQSLGHPVFNDERYGGNRIVKGTVYSKYKQFVDNVFAGFPRHALHARTLGFVHPTTGKALSFDSPLPAEMEEVVQKWRHYVEHQKLLKT; translated from the coding sequence ATGTCTATCGATCCTACAGAAGAAGCTCCCACCCTTGAAAATGATGACTTACAAGAAGAACTCATCATCACTATTGATAAAAAACAATCGCCGGTGCGGATTGACAGTTTTCTTACTGAAAAAATTAAAAATGTGTCCAGGACCAGAATTCAAAATGGTCTTAGAGCTGGGTCCATCACCGTAGATGGCAAAGCTGTCAAGCCCAATTATAAAGTCATGCCACTGAATGCAATCAAAGTAATATTGCCTCATCATGAAAACTATGATATCGTCGCCGAAGATATTCCATTGGATATCATCTATGAAGACGAAGACTTGCTCGTGGTCAACAAACCTTCAGGTATGGTCGTGCATCCGGCCATAGGCAATCCACGAGGCACTTTATTAAATGCACTTTCATTTTATCTTGATTTTAGCCCCGATAGCAGCACAAAATCGAGTCCGAATTTTGAAAGATTGGGTCTGGTGCATCGAATAGATAAAGAGACTTCAGGATTATTGGTTATAGCTAAAAATGAATATGCCTTGTCGCATTTGGCCCGGCAGTTTTATGATCATACTACATCGAGAGAATATGTAGCCCTGGTATGGGGATCGCCAGAAGACGATGCAGGATCGGTAGACCTACCTATTGGCAGACATCCCCGCCACCGTCAGTTGTATACAACCTTTCCTGAACGGGATGCGGGAAAACATGCGGTGACTCATTGGGAGTTGATGGAGCGTATGTATTATGTCTCGCTGATAAAATGTAAGTTGGAGACAGGTCGTACGCATCAGATCAGGGTACATATGCAGTCACTGGGTCATCCTGTTTTTAATGACGAAAGATATGGGGGCAATAGAATAGTAAAAGGCACCGTCTACTCAAAGTATAAACAATTTGTGGACAATGTGTTTGCCGGTTTCCCAAGACATGCACTGCATGCCAGGACCCTTGGATTTGTGCATCCGACTACAGGCAAAGCGCTATCATTTGATTCTCCTCTACCAGCAGAAATGGAGGAGGTAGTACAGAAATGGCGTCATTATGTCGAACATCAGAAACTATTAAAAACATGA
- the ligD gene encoding non-homologous end-joining DNA ligase: MAKSTFHNAQIGKRLLKLSNLEKSIYKKEGILKAEVIQYYLQIAPTILKYIKGRPLSLIRYPDGIEGEVFYQKNKPDWTPEWIDSVPLGKEETKHYIIADEEATLVWIANLAGLELHIANCRRPNFTKPDVLVFDLDPPEEGWWDQTKTIALSLKEFLELLGYTPFVKTSGNKGLHLFVPIDPSHEYEIVIEILKKIVEEFVAAHKDTCTLNIRKNQRTEKIFIDIQRNHASQTIIAPYSLRGKPTAPVSMPFEWKSLAKIESGKQFNIHNVVDLVKQQGDAWDGFYSKATELHPFRKLTPKKTIPANPEGIKHKSPEQLASYQEKRDFEVSPEPKGELPNEYNTPNAFVIHRHHASRLHYDLRLQIDGVLRCWAVPRGMPDQPGIKRMAVETEPHPIQYLHFEGVIPKGEYGGGPMWIFAQGRFEITKPKKDGFYFRLYSAELEGEFRMHNTKGKEWLLERVDRSQWDRKTLIEPMLATAASEIPASSDQYLYEVKWDGIRVILYIDEEGIKILSRSGRDITAQFPEMVKARDNLNVTVAILDAEIVCLDAKGIPVFKDVISRMHAGSFAIDTVRKSKPAFCYIFDIMYLDGRHLLREPLMRRQEWIKDIIKSKTVFRSSDVFTDGPKLWKAAEQLKLEGVMAKRKDSIYTPGKRSSDWLKIKFRTTMECLIVGYTYGKGDREKHFGSLQLVSKGEDGTYTYRGRVGSGFDEAMLLEIRKNVLDPIVTSSKQVEIQMEEEKNTVWLKPERHCEIQYASITPNETLREPVFVQFRPDLD; the protein is encoded by the coding sequence ATGGCTAAATCGACATTTCACAACGCACAGATCGGCAAGAGATTGCTAAAACTCAGCAATCTTGAAAAAAGTATTTACAAAAAAGAAGGTATTCTCAAAGCAGAGGTTATTCAATATTATCTGCAAATTGCGCCAACCATTCTAAAATATATCAAAGGACGCCCACTGAGCCTCATCAGATATCCTGATGGTATAGAAGGAGAAGTATTTTATCAAAAAAACAAACCAGACTGGACGCCTGAATGGATAGATAGCGTGCCCTTGGGAAAAGAAGAAACCAAACATTATATCATCGCTGATGAAGAAGCTACACTGGTGTGGATCGCCAACCTGGCTGGATTAGAATTGCACATCGCCAATTGCCGTCGACCCAATTTCACCAAACCGGATGTGCTGGTTTTTGACCTCGATCCGCCCGAAGAAGGATGGTGGGATCAAACCAAGACTATAGCCCTATCCTTAAAAGAGTTTTTGGAACTCCTGGGATATACACCTTTCGTGAAAACGAGTGGCAACAAAGGATTGCATCTATTTGTGCCTATCGATCCCTCCCATGAATATGAAATCGTCATCGAAATTTTAAAAAAAATCGTAGAAGAATTTGTGGCCGCTCATAAAGACACCTGTACACTCAATATCCGCAAAAACCAAAGAACGGAAAAAATATTTATCGATATCCAACGCAATCATGCTTCTCAGACCATCATTGCACCCTATTCCCTTCGAGGCAAACCAACAGCTCCAGTATCCATGCCTTTTGAGTGGAAATCTTTAGCTAAAATAGAAAGTGGTAAACAATTTAATATTCACAATGTCGTAGACCTGGTAAAACAACAAGGTGACGCCTGGGATGGATTTTATAGCAAAGCAACCGAGCTCCATCCTTTTCGCAAGCTGACCCCTAAAAAGACTATTCCAGCCAATCCTGAAGGAATCAAACATAAAAGTCCAGAGCAATTAGCTTCCTACCAGGAGAAAAGAGATTTCGAAGTAAGTCCTGAGCCTAAAGGAGAATTGCCAAATGAGTACAACACGCCTAACGCCTTCGTGATCCATCGACATCATGCATCACGACTTCATTATGATCTTCGCTTGCAAATAGATGGAGTATTGCGATGCTGGGCCGTACCACGTGGAATGCCGGATCAACCAGGTATCAAAAGAATGGCAGTCGAAACCGAACCACATCCCATCCAATACCTACATTTTGAAGGGGTCATACCGAAAGGTGAATATGGCGGAGGCCCCATGTGGATATTTGCCCAGGGTCGTTTTGAAATCACCAAACCCAAAAAAGATGGCTTTTATTTTAGATTGTATAGTGCAGAATTGGAGGGTGAATTCAGAATGCACAATACCAAAGGCAAAGAATGGTTGCTAGAGCGTGTAGATCGTAGCCAATGGGATAGAAAGACACTTATAGAACCAATGCTCGCTACTGCTGCCAGTGAAATACCGGCCTCTTCAGACCAATATCTTTATGAGGTCAAATGGGATGGCATCAGGGTGATTTTGTACATTGACGAAGAAGGAATCAAAATTTTGTCCAGGTCCGGCAGAGACATCACTGCTCAATTTCCAGAGATGGTCAAAGCCAGGGATAATCTCAATGTCACGGTGGCAATCTTAGATGCGGAGATAGTATGTCTTGATGCCAAAGGAATACCTGTGTTTAAAGATGTGATCTCAAGAATGCATGCTGGAAGCTTTGCCATCGATACCGTCAGGAAATCTAAGCCTGCCTTTTGTTACATTTTTGATATTATGTACCTGGATGGCAGGCATTTGCTCAGAGAACCATTGATGAGGCGGCAAGAATGGATAAAAGATATCATCAAGTCCAAAACTGTCTTTAGATCAAGCGATGTTTTTACAGACGGCCCTAAATTGTGGAAGGCGGCAGAACAATTGAAATTAGAAGGCGTGATGGCAAAAAGAAAAGACAGTATTTATACACCCGGCAAGAGAAGTTCTGATTGGCTAAAAATAAAATTCAGAACCACCATGGAATGCCTTATAGTAGGGTATACCTACGGTAAAGGTGATCGTGAAAAACATTTTGGCTCGCTGCAACTTGTATCAAAGGGGGAAGATGGCACTTACACTTATCGAGGGAGGGTTGGGTCCGGATTCGACGAAGCCATGCTCCTGGAGATTAGAAAAAATGTATTAGACCCTATTGTAACCAGCTCCAAACAGGTAGAAATACAAATGGAAGAAGAAAAAAATACTGTTTGGTTAAAGCCAGAGCGCCACTGCGAGATACAATACGCTTCCATTACACCAAATGAGACACTTCGTGAACCTGTGTTTGTGCAGTTCAGGCCAGACCTGGATTAA